Proteins co-encoded in one Gracilimonas sp. genomic window:
- a CDS encoding peptidylprolyl isomerase, which yields MANQTYRLFLSLFLLCVVPSLVYGQSKNDKSVVGKVGNQEVTYAELKKNYSSGSSEDPTLDDLESFLPIYLDYKAKLLAAKDQGYFEDSVLVAEHESYVKQAAYAFWLENEIKPAAFDEFKKRAEMELKTYHILVAVGPDAPQPQVDEALSKLKQARQEITDGVPLDEVNEKYSTVRGGRSMGGDIPWISVGRTVQEFEDVVYGLEVGEISEPFKTQFGYHIVLLQDKRERTPARLVNHIFVRGTGDSTAYDKIHNAYNALEDGQPWNLVLNQFTEDGASKRSNGRIGWVSYRQNFAMDFVEAVVSQDPSEPYSEPVKTNYGYHIFKIDSVETYASEEERNQALMEQLGDTPYFEESNQFVVEFLQKKFDDKKHFEAEDLYKEWIMAFDSSEISSLPEQPAGLGDETVYTFNGEDYSLDDYHAFIQNTYGARTANAYRSNLLNEYALKVVDNNIIDLTLEKYPEFSKQSESYLNGLVVYNINEENIWSPATVDTSRLRSIYEENISKYQYPERPFYYLMTARHDSTLMKAKDFVNNGGSPDSVKVRIDRVGVSADSTTNFTQEPFDRLSEMEIDSFSETFEYNNIRGIFWLEDRLQARNMTFDEAFNRILAEFQPQREKEWLQQLRDKYNVKVHVKKLRKAFDKDA from the coding sequence ATGGCGAACCAAACGTATCGATTATTCTTAAGTCTGTTTCTACTATGTGTTGTCCCCTCTTTAGTATATGGACAATCAAAAAATGATAAATCCGTCGTTGGAAAAGTCGGTAATCAGGAAGTGACCTATGCTGAACTGAAAAAGAATTACAGTAGTGGTTCTTCTGAAGATCCAACACTGGATGATCTTGAAAGTTTCCTCCCTATTTACCTCGATTATAAAGCCAAATTACTGGCAGCCAAAGATCAGGGATATTTCGAGGATTCAGTTTTGGTAGCTGAGCATGAGTCGTATGTGAAGCAGGCGGCCTATGCTTTTTGGCTTGAAAATGAAATTAAGCCGGCTGCTTTTGATGAGTTCAAAAAACGGGCAGAAATGGAACTCAAAACTTACCATATACTGGTTGCTGTAGGTCCTGATGCCCCTCAACCGCAAGTTGACGAGGCGTTATCTAAACTGAAACAAGCCCGGCAAGAAATCACCGACGGAGTGCCCCTTGATGAAGTAAACGAAAAATATTCTACCGTTAGAGGGGGCCGCAGCATGGGTGGAGATATCCCGTGGATCTCAGTTGGCCGAACGGTTCAGGAGTTTGAAGATGTGGTATATGGACTGGAAGTCGGTGAAATATCAGAGCCCTTCAAAACTCAGTTCGGATACCATATTGTATTATTGCAGGATAAAAGAGAACGAACACCGGCCCGACTCGTTAACCATATTTTTGTTCGCGGAACCGGAGACTCAACCGCTTACGATAAGATCCATAACGCATATAATGCCTTGGAAGACGGACAGCCCTGGAACCTGGTGCTTAACCAGTTTACTGAAGACGGTGCCTCCAAAAGAAGCAATGGACGAATTGGTTGGGTGAGTTACCGCCAGAATTTTGCTATGGATTTTGTTGAGGCTGTTGTAAGTCAGGATCCTTCCGAACCTTATTCTGAGCCGGTTAAAACCAACTACGGTTACCATATCTTTAAGATAGATTCAGTTGAAACTTATGCCTCAGAAGAAGAGCGAAACCAGGCTTTGATGGAGCAGCTGGGTGATACCCCCTACTTCGAAGAGAGTAACCAGTTTGTTGTGGAATTCCTTCAGAAGAAATTTGACGATAAAAAGCACTTTGAAGCCGAAGACTTGTACAAAGAATGGATCATGGCTTTTGACAGCTCTGAGATTTCCTCCCTTCCGGAGCAACCTGCAGGACTTGGAGATGAAACGGTGTACACGTTCAACGGGGAAGATTACTCACTCGATGATTATCATGCTTTCATTCAAAATACATATGGCGCCAGAACGGCCAATGCTTACAGAAGCAACCTGTTGAATGAATATGCCCTGAAGGTTGTGGACAATAACATCATTGATCTGACCCTTGAAAAATATCCTGAGTTCAGTAAACAGTCGGAAAGCTATCTGAACGGATTGGTGGTTTATAACATCAATGAGGAAAACATATGGAGTCCTGCCACGGTAGATACTTCCCGTCTTCGTTCAATCTATGAAGAGAACATTAGTAAATATCAGTACCCGGAGCGTCCCTTCTACTATTTGATGACAGCCCGCCACGATTCAACCCTGATGAAAGCCAAAGACTTTGTCAATAACGGCGGTTCTCCCGACAGTGTGAAGGTCAGAATTGACAGAGTCGGAGTTTCAGCAGATTCTACCACCAACTTTACCCAGGAACCTTTTGACCGGCTCAGTGAAATGGAGATCGACAGCTTTTCAGAAACCTTCGAGTACAACAATATACGCGGGATATTTTGGCTCGAAGATCGCCTGCAGGCTCGAAATATGACTTTTGATGAAGCCTTCAATCGTATTCTGGCGGAATTTCAACCGCAGCGTGAAAAGGAATGGCTGCAACAACTGCGTGACAAATATAATGTGAAGGTTCACGTTAAAAAGCTTCGCAAAGCTTTCGATAAAGACGCATAA
- a CDS encoding peptidyl-prolyl cis-trans isomerase, whose amino-acid sequence MVNIRCIFLFTSLLLLVSACKQDSGSEPVVLAEVGNQQLTKEAAKTEIPAHIFESDSISAYLNYRDEWVRRQVILQEAERLNFTQRKGVQEKLQRIREEYILQAVQDYIITEFEGDTDVSEQEARNYYQQNKDKFTLDERYVRYRHLIARSNSDAERAKRDLMRGIEWETVAQEYSKYPDLKIRESERFWPISIAGGDISMLNRYLNIIGPSEISPTYRSGNEYHFVQLLDERPQGDHPDLDWLIGQIEEWLTLEKRKRAFNTYVKNLYLQGQANNEIKIHNVINETNTAVDDSTVSLNQINQ is encoded by the coding sequence ATGGTAAACATCCGCTGTATTTTTCTTTTTACTTCCCTTCTGCTGTTGGTATCGGCATGTAAACAGGATTCCGGCTCTGAGCCGGTTGTACTTGCAGAGGTCGGCAATCAACAGCTTACCAAAGAAGCGGCCAAAACGGAGATCCCTGCTCACATTTTTGAGTCGGATAGTATATCTGCTTATCTGAATTACAGGGATGAGTGGGTCCGACGACAGGTTATCTTGCAGGAGGCTGAACGCCTGAATTTCACCCAGCGCAAGGGTGTGCAGGAGAAGTTGCAGCGCATTCGTGAAGAGTACATTCTCCAGGCTGTTCAGGATTACATCATTACCGAGTTTGAAGGCGATACAGATGTAAGCGAACAGGAAGCCAGAAACTACTATCAGCAGAACAAAGATAAGTTCACTCTTGATGAACGTTATGTGCGTTATCGGCACCTTATAGCCCGTAGTAATTCGGATGCCGAACGGGCCAAACGCGATCTTATGCGTGGTATTGAGTGGGAAACAGTGGCCCAGGAATATTCAAAATATCCCGATCTTAAAATAAGGGAATCGGAACGCTTCTGGCCTATTTCCATTGCCGGCGGCGATATCTCTATGCTGAACCGGTATTTGAACATCATCGGCCCTTCAGAAATTTCTCCTACGTACCGTTCGGGCAATGAATATCACTTTGTACAGTTATTGGATGAGCGGCCGCAAGGAGATCATCCGGATTTAGACTGGCTGATCGGCCAAATTGAAGAATGGCTGACCCTGGAAAAGCGCAAAAGAGCATTCAACACATACGTAAAGAATCTTTATCTTCAGGGGCAGGCTAATAATGAAATTAAAATTCATAACGTTATAAACGAAACGAATACAGCAGTGGACGATTCTACTGTTTCACTGAACCAAATTAATCAATGA
- a CDS encoding peptidylprolyl isomerase, whose protein sequence is MKNNYFLLPLLFLSLILTFNTQAQQRQLANQIVAHVNDNIILKSEIDQSVADYMRQAQVQGQQVQFSKELWYDFLESAIDNYLLLEKAQIDSITVSDEEVELRMDQRIQQLVRQAGSEQALEQAFGKSLLQLRADFRSDFREQMIASKVQQQKMQSITITRPEVNEFFESIPKDSLPTIPEQVALSQIVIIPPARGDAEQRAFEFAQQLRDSIVTHGKSIEELARRHSDDQGSGRRGGLLPLMGLDELVSEYSAAASALKPGGISKVVETQFGYHVIRLNRRVGDQIETNHILISVDSEELDEDYAIERLNAIRDSIMSNPDVKFADVARKLSEDPSTANLGGKIFDPQSGERLIPLNRLDPAMYRVVLLMDEEGYISEPKSFNLQSQNKKAYRIVRLDRQIPEHIANLKQDYERIKSIALQQKQYRIMQKWMQELREDIYVEYKIDVPEMENSL, encoded by the coding sequence ATGAAGAATAACTACTTTTTATTACCCCTCCTTTTTCTATCTCTAATTCTCACATTTAATACTCAAGCTCAGCAGCGTCAACTTGCAAATCAGATTGTTGCCCACGTAAACGACAATATCATTTTAAAGTCTGAAATTGACCAGAGTGTAGCAGATTATATGCGTCAGGCGCAGGTGCAAGGCCAGCAGGTTCAGTTCAGCAAAGAACTTTGGTACGATTTTCTTGAGTCTGCCATAGATAATTACTTGCTATTGGAAAAAGCCCAGATTGACTCCATTACTGTTTCTGATGAGGAAGTTGAACTCAGAATGGATCAGCGTATTCAGCAGTTGGTTAGGCAGGCCGGTAGTGAACAAGCACTTGAACAGGCTTTTGGGAAATCGTTATTACAACTCAGGGCCGATTTCCGCTCAGACTTCCGCGAGCAGATGATTGCCAGCAAAGTTCAGCAACAAAAAATGCAGTCCATTACGATCACCCGACCTGAGGTGAATGAGTTTTTTGAAAGCATACCGAAAGATTCTCTTCCCACCATCCCGGAACAAGTTGCATTATCACAGATTGTGATTATTCCGCCTGCCAGAGGCGATGCCGAACAGCGGGCCTTCGAATTTGCCCAGCAACTTCGTGACTCTATTGTAACTCATGGGAAGTCGATTGAGGAATTAGCCCGCCGGCACAGTGATGATCAGGGTTCAGGCCGCAGAGGTGGTTTGCTACCTTTAATGGGACTTGATGAATTGGTTTCGGAATACTCGGCAGCAGCCTCTGCACTTAAACCGGGAGGAATCTCCAAAGTAGTGGAAACTCAGTTTGGTTATCACGTGATCCGACTAAACCGCAGGGTTGGCGACCAGATTGAAACCAATCACATTCTAATTTCAGTAGATTCTGAAGAGCTGGATGAAGACTATGCGATTGAACGGCTGAATGCTATCCGCGACAGTATCATGTCTAATCCTGATGTTAAATTCGCAGATGTGGCCCGCAAATTGAGTGAAGATCCATCAACAGCCAATCTTGGTGGTAAAATATTTGATCCACAAAGCGGTGAACGGCTTATCCCTCTCAACCGTTTGGATCCTGCAATGTACAGAGTTGTTTTGCTAATGGACGAAGAAGGATACATCTCTGAACCCAAGTCGTTTAATCTGCAAAGTCAGAATAAGAAGGCATACCGGATTGTACGATTAGATCGCCAGATTCCCGAGCATATTGCGAATCTGAAGCAAGATTATGAGCGCATTAAAAGTATCGCCCTACAGCAGAAACAGTATCGCATCATGCAAAAATGGATGCAGGAATTACGGGAAGATATATACGTAGAATATAAAATCGACGTACCGGAAATGGAGAATAGTTTATGA
- a CDS encoding MoxR family ATPase — MSTDVKDPVKLADEFHAVFHQIKKEIHKAVIGQEDIIDLLLISLFSRGHCVLIGVPGLAKTLLIRTLAESLNLSFNRIQFTPDLMPGDITGTEVIEENKDSGRKEFTFIKGPVFANIVLADEINRTPPKTQAALLEGMQEYHVTTGGKTYDLDTPFFVLATQNPIEQEGTYPLPEAQLDRFMFNIWVDYPSLEEEKEIVSKTTAYQDINIEALVTKEKIKELQALVREVPVPENVLDYAVELVSKTRPGTDMAPDFVNKYMSWGAGPRASQFLILGGKARALSQGRYHVTEDDIKTLAIPVLRHRIVNNYAAEAEGYTTVKLIEMLKEES; from the coding sequence ATGAGCACCGATGTAAAAGATCCGGTTAAGTTAGCGGATGAATTCCATGCGGTTTTTCATCAGATAAAAAAGGAAATACACAAGGCTGTTATTGGTCAGGAAGATATTATTGATCTTCTTTTAATCAGCCTTTTTTCAAGAGGTCATTGTGTACTTATTGGTGTTCCGGGATTGGCTAAAACATTGCTTATCAGGACGTTAGCAGAATCACTAAATCTTTCCTTCAACCGAATTCAGTTTACCCCCGATCTTATGCCCGGTGATATAACCGGTACCGAAGTAATCGAGGAGAATAAGGACTCAGGCCGTAAGGAGTTTACCTTCATTAAAGGACCTGTGTTTGCCAATATTGTACTGGCTGACGAGATCAACCGGACCCCTCCTAAAACCCAAGCTGCCTTACTTGAGGGGATGCAGGAATACCACGTTACCACCGGTGGTAAAACCTATGATTTGGATACGCCTTTCTTCGTATTGGCTACACAAAACCCCATTGAGCAGGAAGGAACCTACCCTCTTCCCGAAGCGCAGCTCGACCGGTTTATGTTCAATATCTGGGTTGATTACCCTTCTCTCGAAGAGGAAAAAGAAATTGTGAGCAAAACTACGGCATACCAGGATATCAACATAGAAGCGCTGGTTACCAAAGAGAAGATCAAGGAACTTCAGGCGTTGGTGCGTGAAGTGCCTGTACCTGAAAACGTACTTGATTATGCGGTGGAATTGGTATCTAAAACCCGCCCCGGTACCGATATGGCTCCTGATTTTGTAAATAAGTACATGAGCTGGGGTGCCGGTCCGCGAGCCTCTCAGTTCTTGATTTTAGGGGGCAAGGCAAGAGCGCTCTCTCAAGGCCGCTATCATGTTACCGAAGATGATATCAAAACGCTGGCCATTCCCGTTTTACGACATCGCATAGTTAATAACTACGCTGCTGAAGCCGAAGGTTACACGACCGTTAAGCTGATTGAAATGCTTAAAGAAGAATCCTGA
- a CDS encoding phosphoglycerate mutase family protein, giving the protein MKKLLLIAGILLITLNVFAQSTENTATETTLIFVRHAEKMDDGTRNPHLSEEGKSRAVRLADILLKEHKVSAVYSTPYYRTKETASPIADSLELEIREYGLDDPKALVQSIIDTNKGSTALIVGHSNTTPLLVNLSIGEQRFEQINEKAYGDIFIVTIAEGEDPVVERISY; this is encoded by the coding sequence ATGAAAAAGCTACTCCTTATAGCCGGCATTTTACTGATTACGTTAAACGTTTTTGCTCAATCTACAGAAAACACTGCCACAGAAACCACCCTCATATTCGTCCGCCATGCCGAAAAAATGGACGATGGAACCCGTAATCCCCACTTAAGTGAAGAAGGAAAATCAAGGGCGGTGCGACTTGCAGACATCTTACTCAAAGAACATAAAGTCTCTGCCGTTTACAGTACTCCGTACTATCGAACCAAAGAGACGGCTTCTCCCATCGCAGACAGTTTGGAGCTTGAAATCCGGGAATATGGTTTAGATGATCCAAAGGCTCTTGTTCAGTCCATCATCGACACAAACAAAGGGAGTACTGCTTTAATTGTAGGCCACTCGAATACTACGCCTTTATTAGTAAACTTATCGATAGGCGAACAACGGTTCGAACAGATTAATGAAAAAGCCTACGGAGATATTTTTATCGTAACTATTGCGGAAGGGGAAGACCCCGTTGTGGAGAGAATATCCTATTAA
- a CDS encoding adenine phosphoribosyltransferase has translation MKKVEQSIKDFISETIRTIPDFPKEGIQFKDITTLLQDKRALELTSYMLAQPFRHKSVDYVVGLESRGFLFGTNLAQDLNAGFVPVRKPGKLPAKTLSETYALEYGEDQVEIHEDAIFEGAKVIIHDDLIATGGTASAASKLIERLGGVIVGYSFIIELSFLNGRDQLTPNVPVESILIE, from the coding sequence ATGAAAAAAGTAGAGCAAAGCATAAAAGATTTTATATCCGAAACCATCCGAACCATCCCGGATTTTCCCAAAGAAGGAATTCAGTTTAAGGATATCACCACGCTGTTGCAGGACAAACGGGCGCTTGAACTTACTTCTTACATGCTAGCTCAACCGTTTCGCCATAAATCGGTGGATTATGTGGTGGGGCTGGAATCCCGTGGTTTTTTGTTCGGAACCAATCTTGCCCAGGATTTGAACGCCGGTTTTGTGCCGGTTCGCAAACCCGGAAAGCTTCCGGCCAAAACTCTTTCGGAAACCTACGCTCTGGAGTACGGTGAAGATCAGGTCGAAATTCATGAGGATGCCATTTTTGAAGGAGCCAAAGTGATCATCCATGATGATCTGATTGCTACAGGAGGGACGGCCTCGGCGGCTTCTAAATTGATTGAGCGGCTTGGCGGTGTAATAGTAGGCTATTCCTTTATAATCGAGCTTTCCTTTCTGAATGGACGGGATCAACTCACCCCAAATGTACCGGTAGAAAGTATTCTTATCGAGTAG
- the tadA gene encoding tRNA adenosine(34) deaminase TadA: MSEIEGQVWQKHHRFMARAFMLAEQAFDEGEVPVGAVVVRNDQIIGKGYNQVQRLNDPTAHAEMIAISAACETMDEKYLSECTLYVTLEPCPMCAGAAVWSKLGGIVFGASDAKAGGCGSVFNISSNKKLNHQAEVIQGVMEAECEHLMKAFFKDRRD, from the coding sequence ATGAGTGAAATTGAAGGACAAGTTTGGCAGAAACATCATCGATTTATGGCCCGAGCTTTTATGCTGGCCGAACAGGCTTTTGATGAAGGCGAAGTGCCCGTTGGAGCTGTCGTTGTTCGGAATGATCAAATAATTGGGAAAGGCTATAATCAGGTTCAGCGATTGAACGATCCGACGGCACATGCTGAGATGATTGCCATCTCAGCCGCTTGCGAAACCATGGACGAGAAATACCTCAGCGAATGCACTTTGTACGTGACTCTTGAGCCCTGCCCAATGTGTGCCGGTGCGGCGGTATGGAGTAAGCTTGGTGGAATTGTATTTGGCGCATCAGATGCCAAAGCCGGAGGCTGCGGTAGTGTTTTCAATATCTCATCGAATAAAAAACTCAATCACCAGGCAGAAGTGATACAAGGCGTGATGGAAGCTGAATGCGAGCATCTGATGAAGGCTTTTTTTAAGGATCGGCGTGACTAA